The Apibacter raozihei genome contains a region encoding:
- a CDS encoding glycosyltransferase family 2 protein: MKLAIVIPYYKKQFFAQTLDSLKKQTNQRFNIYIGNDASPEDPKDLIQEYLSDRQFEYFEYPTNLGSKNLVEQWERVIDETKGEEWIMILGDDDYLSDNVIESFYSHLKEVDSLNINLIKYAQQLVDDNNKFYSYRTSHPKIYSTVKCYIDRTYGRSRNSISENIFRYTAYKKYKFKKYPLAWPSDDMAWLQFTDFGNFYFIEEATFYIHSGNYNISGKNDKQDIKGYGACLFYKDIFLNYEKHFPKKELFKFLRFYENTSKKYNLPIEINLNKYYLKYGGILPWLLSIRRKLLNN, encoded by the coding sequence ATGAAGTTAGCAATTGTAATACCTTATTATAAAAAACAATTTTTTGCACAAACTTTAGATTCATTAAAAAAGCAAACCAATCAAAGGTTTAACATTTACATTGGTAATGATGCCAGTCCTGAAGATCCCAAAGACTTGATTCAGGAATATTTGTCGGATAGACAATTCGAATATTTTGAATATCCAACTAACCTCGGCAGTAAAAATTTAGTAGAACAATGGGAAAGAGTAATTGATGAGACTAAAGGAGAGGAATGGATTATGATTTTGGGAGATGATGATTATTTATCAGATAATGTTATAGAAAGTTTTTATAGTCATCTGAAAGAAGTTGATAGCTTAAATATAAACTTAATAAAGTACGCTCAACAGTTAGTTGACGATAACAATAAATTTTATTCTTACAGGACAAGCCATCCCAAAATATATTCAACGGTTAAATGTTATATAGACCGAACCTATGGTAGATCTCGCAATAGTATAAGCGAAAATATTTTCAGATATACAGCATATAAAAAATATAAATTTAAAAAATATCCTTTAGCTTGGCCTAGTGATGATATGGCTTGGCTGCAATTCACAGATTTTGGTAACTTCTATTTTATAGAAGAAGCTACATTTTACATTCATTCTGGAAATTATAATATATCAGGTAAAAATGACAAACAAGATATTAAAGGATATGGAGCATGCTTGTTTTATAAAGATATTTTTTTAAATTATGAAAAGCACTTTCCAAAAAAAGAACTCTTTAAGTTTTTACGATTTTACGAAAATACTTCAAAAAAATACAATCTTCCAATAGAAATAAATTTAAACAAATATTATCTTAAATACGGAGGCATTTTGCCTTGGTTATTGTCAATCAGGAGAAAACTTCTAAATAACTAA
- a CDS encoding glycosyltransferase produces MRISVAICTYNGENYLSGQLDSIVSQTVQPDEVVICDDGSTDKTHSIIEEFQSRYPSMVKFFHNTTNLRVIKNFEKAINLCNGDIIFLSDQDDVWFPYKIETVLNHFQKKPQCKALFHDLKLMKEDSELQQTIWDVLLFKNVFNNISLNSKFVEYLLKYNNVVTGAALAFKKEVKNDILPLDSGLIHDYQIAIKLAIKNSISAIPETLGYYRLHKGQQIGIDNNKVDINKKESILEFFTGITDWYIELQFLSIALNRAENYESFIPGLSKYVYILKNNSKEAKKNFFKKTPFFKKKRILLRWYKYKILNTTIKDILLK; encoded by the coding sequence GTGAGAATTTCAGTTGCGATATGTACTTATAACGGAGAAAATTATCTAAGCGGACAATTAGATAGTATTGTATCTCAAACAGTTCAACCAGATGAAGTGGTGATTTGTGATGATGGTTCAACAGATAAGACTCATTCAATAATTGAAGAATTTCAAAGTAGATATCCCTCTATGGTAAAATTCTTTCATAACACAACTAATCTAAGGGTAATTAAAAATTTTGAAAAGGCAATAAATTTATGTAACGGAGATATCATTTTTCTGTCAGATCAGGATGATGTTTGGTTTCCCTACAAAATAGAAACCGTATTGAATCACTTTCAAAAAAAACCACAATGCAAGGCACTTTTTCACGATTTAAAGCTAATGAAGGAAGATAGTGAGCTACAGCAGACTATTTGGGATGTATTATTATTTAAAAATGTCTTTAATAATATTTCACTAAACAGTAAATTTGTTGAATATCTACTTAAATACAATAATGTTGTAACGGGTGCAGCATTAGCTTTCAAAAAAGAAGTTAAAAATGATATTTTACCGTTAGATTCTGGCTTAATTCATGATTATCAAATAGCAATTAAATTAGCAATTAAAAATAGTATATCAGCAATTCCGGAAACTCTGGGTTATTATAGACTTCATAAAGGACAACAAATTGGAATCGATAATAACAAAGTAGATATAAACAAAAAAGAATCTATTTTAGAATTTTTTACAGGTATAACCGACTGGTATATAGAATTACAGTTTCTATCGATAGCATTAAACAGAGCAGAAAATTATGAAAGTTTTATTCCTGGTTTATCAAAGTATGTTTATATTTTAAAAAATAATAGTAAAGAAGCTAAAAAAAATTTTTTTAAAAAGACTCCTTTTTTTAAAAAGAAACGGATATTATTACGCTGGTATAAATACAAAATTTTAAATACGACAATAAAAGATATTTTACTTAAATAA
- a CDS encoding glycosyltransferase family 2 protein — translation MTNSPFISIIVPCYNQAEYLDESLNSVLNQTFSNWECLIVDDGSPDNTQEIANLWCLKDDRFKYLKKQNGGLSSARNYGIKFAQGEWVLPLDADDKIADKYLELAYNKIKQDQDICIIYCKAKFFGTRNDDYILAQYSFVNLLLENMIFCSSFFKKSDFIEVGGYDINMKFGYEDWEFWINLLKNNKGIVLKLDYLGFYYRMKDGGSMIQDINKDEYKKNYSFRYIIKKHSELYLNNEKIPNIIQLNYENIFLKDNNLKLQKKIQLIENNFLYKILHRIYKFISG, via the coding sequence ATGACAAATAGTCCATTTATATCAATTATTGTCCCTTGCTATAATCAGGCAGAATATCTTGATGAATCCTTAAATTCAGTTTTAAATCAAACATTTAGTAATTGGGAATGCTTAATTGTTGATGATGGTTCACCAGATAATACTCAAGAAATAGCAAATTTATGGTGTCTGAAAGATGATAGATTTAAGTATTTAAAAAAACAAAATGGAGGTTTAAGTTCAGCCAGAAATTATGGAATTAAATTTGCACAAGGAGAGTGGGTATTGCCTTTGGATGCTGATGATAAAATTGCTGATAAATATCTTGAATTAGCTTATAACAAAATAAAACAAGATCAAGATATTTGCATAATATATTGTAAGGCTAAATTTTTTGGAACAAGAAATGATGATTATATTTTAGCTCAATATAGTTTTGTAAATCTTCTACTAGAAAATATGATTTTCTGTTCATCTTTTTTTAAAAAATCAGATTTTATAGAAGTTGGCGGATATGACATAAACATGAAGTTTGGATATGAAGATTGGGAATTTTGGATTAATTTATTAAAGAATAATAAAGGGATAGTTTTAAAACTTGATTATTTAGGTTTTTATTACAGAATGAAAGATGGAGGATCTATGATTCAGGATATTAACAAAGATGAATACAAAAAAAATTATAGTTTTAGATATATAATTAAAAAACACTCCGAATTGTATTTAAACAACGAAAAAATACCTAATATAATTCAGTTAAACTATGAAAATATTTTCTTAAAAGACAACAATTTAAAACTTCAAAAGAAAATTCAATTAATAGAAAATAATTTTCTGTATAAAATATTACATCGAATTTATAAATTTATTAGTGGATAA
- a CDS encoding glycosyltransferase family 2 protein — translation MKKDPLISVIIVCYNHSDYIEECLGSLLNQTYSNWELIIADDFSKDNSTHVIENWLNQHNVKAEKIFHTKNIGLCNTLNECIKLSVGEYIKIIAADDFMDPNLFLKLLNKFKELPEEYKLVYSNASFIDEKGNIGGNLLFKNFGFDKNRIRDILFQNNIVIALTTLVKKEVYEKIGTYNTEYFVEDYEFLLRYSKYYKFDYVDEVLGYYRQHANNLSKNEKMDTEIVRIKIYNDKNGDYAQIISKNMVELYRRNYVDSTLIKEYKNYKGKKNILYYFMKFKVPYQIYNLKNKILYRKSL, via the coding sequence ATGAAAAAAGATCCTCTGATATCAGTAATTATCGTATGTTATAATCATTCGGACTATATTGAAGAGTGTTTGGGTAGTCTCTTAAATCAAACATATTCAAACTGGGAGTTGATAATAGCCGATGATTTTTCAAAGGATAACTCTACTCATGTTATCGAAAATTGGTTAAATCAACATAACGTTAAAGCTGAAAAAATTTTTCATACTAAAAATATAGGACTTTGTAATACATTGAACGAATGTATAAAATTATCTGTAGGAGAATACATTAAAATTATTGCTGCGGATGATTTTATGGATCCGAATTTATTTTTAAAACTATTAAACAAATTCAAAGAGCTTCCAGAAGAATACAAATTGGTTTACAGCAATGCTAGTTTTATAGATGAAAAAGGTAATATAGGAGGTAACTTATTGTTTAAAAATTTCGGGTTTGATAAGAATAGAATAAGAGATATTCTTTTTCAAAATAATATTGTCATAGCATTAACGACATTAGTAAAAAAAGAAGTTTATGAAAAAATTGGTACATATAACACTGAGTATTTTGTAGAAGATTATGAATTTCTATTACGATACTCTAAATATTATAAATTTGATTATGTTGATGAGGTATTAGGATATTACAGGCAGCATGCAAATAATCTTTCAAAAAATGAAAAAATGGATACCGAAATAGTTAGGATTAAGATTTATAATGATAAAAATGGTGACTACGCTCAGATTATATCCAAAAACATGGTAGAGTTATATAGAAGAAATTATGTAGATAGCACTCTTATCAAAGAGTATAAAAATTATAAAGGAAAGAAAAATATACTTTATTATTTTATGAAATTTAAAGTTCCATATCAAATCTATAATCTTAAAAATAAAATTTTGTATCGTAAAAGTCTATGA
- a CDS encoding DegT/DnrJ/EryC1/StrS family aminotransferase, producing the protein MIKFLDLQKTNLQYQTEIEERLMKVFRSGWYLLGEEVANFEANLKSYIKVDEAIGVANGLDALRLILKGYKELGFMKDGDEVIVPSNTYIASVLAISDNNLTPVFVEPDNTTFNIDIEKIEGKITSKTKAIMIVHLYGQVVYSEKLKEIATRYNLKIIEDNAQAIGAEWNQIKTGALGDAAGFSFYPGKNLGALGDAGAVTTNDKDLAKTIRALANYGSNKKYVNQYIGLNSRLDEIQSAVLDVKLKYIDKDNQKRRIVAARYLNEIINSEITLPQIENCINNKNHVWHLFVIKTNNRDELQKYLEEKNIQTLIHYPIPPHKQQAYQKYNHTTYPIAENLCNEVLSLPISSVINSEEVNKIIESVNKY; encoded by the coding sequence ATGATAAAATTTTTAGATCTGCAGAAAACCAATCTGCAATATCAAACTGAAATAGAAGAAAGACTAATGAAAGTTTTTCGTTCCGGATGGTATCTGTTAGGAGAAGAGGTAGCAAATTTCGAGGCTAATCTTAAAAGTTATATTAAAGTTGATGAGGCAATAGGAGTAGCTAATGGCTTAGACGCTTTAAGGCTTATATTAAAGGGATATAAAGAACTAGGCTTTATGAAAGATGGAGATGAAGTAATTGTACCTTCCAATACTTACATTGCGTCGGTGTTAGCTATCTCTGACAATAATTTAACTCCTGTATTTGTAGAACCGGATAATACTACATTTAATATTGACATTGAAAAAATAGAAGGAAAAATTACTTCTAAAACCAAAGCAATCATGATAGTCCATTTGTATGGACAAGTAGTGTATTCAGAGAAGTTAAAAGAAATAGCTACTAGGTATAATTTAAAAATTATTGAGGATAATGCACAGGCTATTGGGGCAGAGTGGAACCAAATAAAAACGGGAGCTTTAGGAGATGCTGCAGGATTTAGTTTTTATCCGGGTAAAAATTTAGGAGCATTAGGAGATGCAGGAGCTGTTACAACCAATGATAAAGATTTAGCAAAAACTATAAGAGCTTTGGCAAATTATGGATCAAATAAGAAGTATGTTAATCAATATATAGGCTTAAATAGTCGATTAGACGAAATACAGTCAGCCGTACTGGATGTCAAATTAAAATATATAGACAAGGATAATCAAAAAAGAAGAATAGTAGCAGCCCGCTATTTAAATGAAATAATAAACTCTGAGATAACGTTACCTCAGATTGAAAATTGCATTAATAATAAAAATCACGTTTGGCACCTTTTTGTCATTAAAACAAACAATAGGGATGAGCTTCAAAAATACCTTGAAGAAAAAAATATTCAGACTTTGATTCATTATCCAATACCTCCGCATAAACAACAAGCTTATCAAAAATATAATCACACAACTTATCCTATAGCAGAAAATCTGTGTAATGAAGTACTAAGCTTACCCATAAGCAGTGTTATTAATAGTGAAGAGGTTAATAAAATCATTGAATCTGTTAATAAATATTAG
- a CDS encoding 3-oxoacyl-ACP synthase III family protein codes for MMKAYIKHISYYLPENKFTNQDIENLFPEWNNDKIISKIGVKSRRIAGKDQKVSDMAIEAIQNLCSEFQINKSEIDYLIICTQSPDYFLPATACIVQNKAGLPTSCGAIDINQGCSGYIYGLTLAKGLIISKVAKNVVLVTSEMYSKHIHPLDKGNRSIFGDAATATLISDNGEYEIGEFSLGGDGSGCENLMIKNGGMQNDKTGDTSFPSDDYLFMNGPEIFKFTAKVVPDLIFGTLAKNNESLDSVDQFLFHQANTYMLKYLKKLIKIPDNKFIIDMEDYGNTVSSTIPISLKNLITNNNHKDKILIAGFGVGYSWGAVCLYKS; via the coding sequence ATGATGAAAGCATATATAAAACATATTTCATATTATTTACCTGAAAATAAATTTACAAACCAAGATATAGAGAATTTATTTCCTGAATGGAACAACGACAAAATAATTTCTAAAATTGGAGTTAAAAGTAGAAGAATTGCAGGTAAAGATCAGAAAGTTTCTGATATGGCAATAGAAGCAATTCAAAATCTTTGCTCAGAATTTCAGATCAATAAGTCAGAGATTGACTATTTAATTATTTGTACTCAGTCTCCCGATTATTTTTTACCTGCTACGGCTTGTATTGTACAAAATAAAGCTGGGTTACCGACTTCTTGTGGCGCAATAGATATTAATCAAGGATGTTCCGGATATATTTATGGCTTGACCTTAGCTAAAGGATTAATAATTTCTAAGGTTGCTAAAAATGTAGTTTTAGTTACATCTGAAATGTATTCCAAACATATACATCCTTTAGATAAAGGAAATAGAAGCATATTTGGTGATGCTGCTACAGCTACATTAATTTCAGATAATGGAGAATACGAAATCGGTGAATTTTCTTTAGGAGGTGACGGAAGTGGGTGTGAAAATTTGATGATTAAAAATGGAGGTATGCAAAATGATAAAACAGGTGATACTTCCTTTCCTAGCGATGATTATCTGTTTATGAACGGCCCAGAAATTTTTAAATTTACTGCAAAAGTAGTTCCGGACCTAATCTTTGGTACTTTGGCTAAAAACAACGAATCGTTAGATTCTGTTGATCAATTTTTGTTTCATCAGGCAAACACATATATGCTAAAATATTTGAAAAAATTAATTAAAATACCAGATAATAAATTCATTATTGATATGGAAGATTATGGAAATACTGTATCATCTACAATTCCTATTTCTTTAAAAAATTTAATAACTAATAATAATCACAAAGATAAAATTCTTATAGCAGGATTTGGTGTAGGCTATTCATGGGGGGCAGTATGTCTCTATAAAAGTTGA
- a CDS encoding acyltransferase — translation MIKIHPTAEVQTENVGEGTQIWQYSVILKHATIGANCNINFNVFIENDVKIGDNVTIKSGVQLWDGIEIDDNVFIGPNVTFTNDLIPRSKRYPEKFIRTKIEKGASIGANSTIVAGNNIGAYSLIGAGSVITKDVPPYTVWYGNPAKQKGVISKEGIIKY, via the coding sequence ATGATTAAAATTCATCCCACCGCTGAAGTGCAGACTGAAAATGTAGGAGAAGGCACCCAAATATGGCAATATTCTGTCATATTAAAACATGCAACAATAGGAGCGAATTGTAACATCAATTTTAATGTTTTTATTGAAAATGATGTGAAAATTGGTGACAATGTCACCATAAAGTCTGGAGTTCAACTATGGGATGGGATTGAAATAGATGATAATGTCTTTATAGGTCCAAATGTAACTTTCACCAATGATTTAATTCCTAGATCCAAAAGATACCCTGAAAAATTTATTAGAACTAAAATAGAAAAAGGAGCATCAATTGGTGCTAACTCTACCATAGTAGCAGGTAATAATATAGGAGCTTATAGTTTAATAGGAGCCGGAAGTGTTATTACCAAGGATGTACCTCCATATACAGTATGGTATGGGAATCCAGCTAAACAAAAAGGAGTAATTTCTAAAGAAGGAATTATAAAATATTAA
- a CDS encoding sugar 3,4-ketoisomerase, giving the protein MYKTPQIIEFNKIGSSQLGFITVAEAQKNVPFKIERVYWTYYIPQDIIRGGHAHKKLQQIIFAVSGTIEFNTEDIEGRKFDFVLDSPNKGLYIPKLIWRDIRFSHNAVLLCLASEQYNEQDYFRDYTEFKNYKND; this is encoded by the coding sequence ATGTATAAAACTCCTCAAATAATTGAGTTTAATAAAATTGGCTCATCTCAACTAGGTTTTATTACAGTAGCAGAAGCGCAAAAAAATGTACCTTTTAAAATTGAAAGAGTATACTGGACTTATTATATTCCGCAAGATATCATAAGAGGAGGTCATGCACATAAAAAATTACAACAAATTATTTTTGCTGTATCAGGTACTATTGAGTTCAATACAGAAGACATTGAAGGGAGAAAATTTGACTTTGTACTTGATTCCCCAAATAAAGGATTATATATTCCTAAGCTCATCTGGAGGGATATTAGATTTTCCCATAATGCAGTGCTTTTATGTTTAGCATCAGAACAATATAATGAACAAGATTATTTCAGAGACTATACAGAGTTTAAAAATTATAAAAATGATTAA
- the tagD gene encoding glycerol-3-phosphate cytidylyltransferase, translated as MKKVITYGTFDLIHRGHINILKRAKELGDYLIVAVSSDEFNELKGKKSYYTFEERKYILESIKYVDQVIKEDNWEQKISDVTKYNADVFVMGDDWKDKFDFLKEYCEVVYLTRTENISTTKIKNDLKNV; from the coding sequence ATGAAAAAAGTTATTACATATGGTACTTTTGATTTAATTCACAGAGGTCATATAAATATATTGAAAAGAGCCAAAGAATTAGGTGACTATCTTATAGTAGCGGTATCTTCAGATGAATTTAACGAACTAAAAGGAAAAAAAAGCTATTATACATTTGAAGAAAGAAAATATATACTAGAGTCAATTAAATATGTGGATCAGGTTATAAAAGAGGATAATTGGGAACAAAAAATCAGTGACGTTACTAAATATAATGCAGATGTATTTGTCATGGGAGATGATTGGAAAGATAAATTTGATTTTTTAAAAGAATATTGTGAAGTTGTATATTTAACAAGAACTGAAAATATTTCAACGACCAAAATAAAAAATGACTTAAAAAATGTATAA
- a CDS encoding CDP-glycerol glycerophosphotransferase family protein: MYKLFENDERFEPLILVCPYESYGNEIMVEYMDKAYEGFKSKGYRIKKALNKDGTWINVEKELKPDIIFFTNPHRLSKPEYLIENYKNYLTGYVPYNFGNSHMLNLFHDQDFHNQVWKIFAETDIHKKYSVDIARNRGKNVVVTGFPGTDDFLLEDKNIDKSIFWKHKNTKKLIWAPHHTIDDDKNFISFSSFLVYYDYIFKILDQYKGKLEIVFKPHPLLKIKLYEHEKWGKERTDRYYQKWSAHAYGNLNDSDYVDLFKTSDAMIHDSGSFLIEYLYTSKPVLRTDIDDSICKRLNTFGVMAYSVHYLAKNYDEIDLFIKQVLDGEDPKKEEREIFKKNYLLPPGNNLASHNIYNYIKEQIE, translated from the coding sequence TTGTATAAATTATTTGAAAATGATGAAAGATTTGAGCCATTGATATTGGTTTGCCCATACGAATCTTATGGGAATGAAATCATGGTTGAGTATATGGACAAGGCATATGAAGGATTTAAATCAAAAGGATATCGTATAAAAAAAGCATTGAATAAAGATGGTACATGGATTAATGTTGAAAAGGAATTAAAACCAGATATAATATTTTTTACTAATCCACATAGGTTATCAAAACCTGAATATTTAATTGAGAATTATAAAAATTATTTAACTGGTTATGTTCCCTATAATTTTGGTAATTCACATATGTTAAATTTATTTCATGATCAGGATTTTCATAATCAGGTATGGAAAATATTTGCTGAAACAGATATTCATAAAAAGTACTCGGTAGATATAGCTAGAAATCGAGGAAAAAATGTCGTAGTTACAGGTTTTCCAGGAACAGATGACTTTTTGTTAGAGGATAAGAATATTGATAAGAGTATATTTTGGAAACATAAAAACACAAAAAAACTAATATGGGCTCCTCATCATACCATTGATGATGATAAAAATTTTATTAGCTTTTCCTCTTTTTTAGTTTATTATGATTATATATTTAAAATTTTAGACCAATATAAAGGAAAGTTAGAAATTGTTTTTAAACCTCACCCTTTGTTAAAAATAAAGCTGTATGAGCATGAAAAATGGGGAAAAGAAAGGACAGATCGTTACTATCAAAAATGGTCAGCTCATGCTTATGGAAATTTAAATGATAGCGATTATGTAGATTTGTTTAAAACATCAGATGCAATGATACATGATTCTGGTTCCTTTTTAATAGAATATTTATATACTAGCAAACCGGTGTTAAGAACGGATATAGACGATTCTATATGCAAAAGACTAAACACATTTGGCGTTATGGCTTATAGTGTACATTACTTAGCAAAAAATTATGATGAAATTGACTTGTTTATCAAACAAGTTTTAGATGGAGAAGATCCTAAAAAAGAAGAAAGAGAAATATTTAAAAAAAATTATCTTTTACCGCCAGGAAATAATTTAGCTTCTCATAATATTTATAATTATATTAAAGAACAAATAGAATGA
- a CDS encoding ABC transporter ATP-binding protein: MSKLLAIKAENISKQYRLGQVGTGTIVHDLNRWWASLKGKEDPYLKIGEINDRTHKGDTDYVWSLKNINFEIEKGEAVGIIGRNGAGKSTLLKLLSKVTKPTTGNFKINGRIASLLEVGTGFNPEMTGRENIFLNGAILGMTRREIRRKFDEIVDFSGCERYIDTPVKRYSSGMYVRLAFAVAAYLESEILIVDEVLAVGDAEFQKKCLGKMGDVSKGEGRTVLFVSHNMAAVEKLCTSGIFLKNGMIDLIGSTKQVVEHYLNTGVKDTFGSREWNEEEAPGNQNIKIVGFDIKGHKNELLDTTSGFDLSFVIRNFKKETTVGFNAKILNQYDSVMFTMVQPLAQGDSKDGIYKINISIPYPLLNQGFYKIKVWFGEKGVLIADFDENLFQFEIIPKITKNNVNPDRLPGAVIPEIEYHIDFL, translated from the coding sequence ATGAGTAAATTATTAGCAATTAAAGCTGAAAATATATCTAAACAATATCGTCTGGGACAAGTAGGAACAGGAACCATTGTTCACGACTTAAACAGGTGGTGGGCTAGTTTGAAAGGAAAAGAAGATCCATATCTGAAAATTGGTGAAATAAACGATCGTACTCACAAAGGAGATACAGATTATGTTTGGTCATTAAAAAATATAAACTTTGAAATTGAAAAAGGAGAGGCCGTAGGAATTATAGGAAGAAATGGTGCAGGGAAATCAACCCTTTTAAAGCTTCTAAGCAAAGTTACCAAGCCCACTACAGGTAATTTTAAAATTAATGGACGTATAGCCTCATTATTAGAAGTAGGAACAGGATTTAATCCAGAAATGACTGGAAGGGAAAATATTTTTTTGAATGGAGCTATTTTAGGAATGACACGTCGTGAAATCAGACGTAAATTTGATGAAATAGTAGATTTTTCAGGATGTGAAAGATATATAGATACCCCTGTTAAAAGATACTCTTCCGGAATGTATGTACGGTTAGCATTTGCTGTTGCGGCATATTTAGAATCTGAAATATTAATTGTAGATGAAGTTTTGGCGGTAGGAGATGCAGAATTCCAAAAAAAATGTTTAGGTAAAATGGGGGATGTTTCAAAAGGTGAGGGAAGAACAGTACTTTTTGTTAGTCATAATATGGCAGCAGTAGAAAAACTATGCACAAGTGGCATTTTTCTTAAAAATGGAATGATTGATTTAATAGGTTCTACTAAACAGGTAGTTGAACATTATTTGAATACAGGAGTTAAAGATACTTTCGGCTCTAGAGAATGGAACGAAGAAGAAGCTCCTGGAAATCAAAATATAAAAATAGTAGGATTTGATATTAAAGGACATAAGAATGAATTATTAGATACAACTTCAGGATTTGACTTAAGTTTTGTTATAAGAAATTTTAAAAAAGAAACAACCGTAGGCTTTAATGCTAAAATACTTAATCAATATGATTCTGTAATGTTTACAATGGTTCAGCCCTTAGCACAAGGAGATTCTAAAGATGGTATATATAAAATAAATATATCTATTCCTTATCCTTTATTAAACCAAGGTTTTTACAAAATTAAAGTATGGTTTGGAGAAAAAGGTGTTCTTATAGCAGATTTTGATGAAAATTTATTTCAATTTGAAATTATTCCAAAAATCACAAAAAATAATGTCAATCCAGATCGGTTGCCAGGAGCTGTAATACCCGAAATAGAATATCACATTGACTTTCTTTAA
- a CDS encoding ABC transporter permease gives MDNTLKNNKEEQVWTDEISSKHSLLDLNLNEVWRYRDLIYMLVKKDFITSFKQTILGPIWFFVNPILTTLMYIIIFGRVAGLSTDGAPMLAFYLAGVTLWNYFSSCLNSTSNVFVGNAVVFGKVYFPRLVMPISIVLSNLMRFFVQYILFIVIVLYYYFEGQIQPNLWILFTPFLILLMAAFAMGVGMIFSSMTTKYKDLSMLLGFGVSLYMYLTPVIVPISSFPKKYKWLMDINPLTGIFECFKYGYLGVGEFDTGMLLYSTLVIFIIFFIGIIVFNKVQKSFMDTV, from the coding sequence ATGGATAATACATTAAAAAATAACAAAGAAGAACAGGTTTGGACAGATGAGATATCTTCGAAACATTCTTTACTTGATTTAAATTTGAATGAAGTCTGGAGATATAGAGATTTAATATACATGCTTGTAAAAAAGGATTTTATAACTTCATTTAAGCAAACTATTTTAGGTCCCATTTGGTTTTTTGTTAACCCTATACTTACTACATTAATGTATATAATTATATTTGGTAGAGTAGCAGGGTTATCTACAGATGGAGCCCCAATGTTGGCATTTTATTTAGCAGGAGTAACATTATGGAATTATTTTTCATCTTGTTTAAACAGTACTTCAAATGTATTTGTGGGTAATGCAGTAGTATTTGGGAAGGTGTATTTTCCGAGATTAGTAATGCCAATTTCAATAGTATTGTCTAACTTGATGAGATTTTTTGTTCAATATATTCTTTTTATAGTCATAGTATTATATTACTATTTCGAAGGACAAATACAACCTAATCTTTGGATTTTATTTACGCCCTTTTTAATTTTGCTAATGGCTGCATTTGCTATGGGAGTTGGAATGATTTTTTCTTCTATGACTACCAAATATAAAGATTTGTCGATGCTCTTAGGTTTTGGTGTATCACTTTATATGTACCTCACTCCAGTCATAGTGCCTATATCTTCATTTCCGAAAAAATATAAATGGTTAATGGACATTAACCCTTTAACAGGTATATTTGAATGTTTTAAATACGGTTATTTAGGTGTTGGTGAATTTGATACTGGCATGTTATTATATTCTACTTTAGTAATTTTTATTATATTTTTTATAGGTATAATAGTTTTTAATAAAGTACAAAAAAGTTTTATGGATACGGTTTAA